The following coding sequences lie in one Microcoleus sp. bin38.metabat.b11b12b14.051 genomic window:
- a CDS encoding DUF433 domain-containing protein, producing the protein MDNQKLLERITVNPKIFNGKPIVRGRRLAVDHVLGMLAAGDTPETILEGYPWLERADIQACLMN; encoded by the coding sequence ATGGATAATCAAAAACTTTTAGAACGAATCACCGTCAACCCCAAAATATTTAACGGAAAACCGATCGTTCGGGGTCGCCGTCTGGCTGTCGATCATGTTCTAGGAATGCTAGCGGCCGGTGATACTCCTGAAACCATTTTAGAAGGCTATCCTTGGCTAGAAAGAGCAGATATTCAAGCTTGTCTAATGAATTAG
- a CDS encoding DMT family transporter — protein sequence MTWLIFGILTAFFEAVKDVFGKQNLKNNDEYVVTWSLAFFSAVFLAPFLFFIKIPQLNPQLNPQFWIALSIGGSINALAAILYIKAIKQSDLSLTVPLVALTPLFMLLTSPLIVGEYPNFFDCIGIFLIVTGSYLLNIKEKSQGYLAPFKALLHQPGPKLMLIVAFLWSITSNFDKIGVQNSSPIFWLFSLFTAMSVLLLPVLLHKTPNPSRKIIKHLPMLVIMGFFNALGVVFQMQALTMTLVMQVIAVKRTSVLMGVLFGHFIFKEKDIQQRLLGSAIMILGVFFITL from the coding sequence TTGACTTGGTTAATTTTTGGCATTCTCACGGCTTTTTTTGAAGCAGTAAAAGACGTTTTCGGCAAACAAAACCTGAAAAACAACGATGAATATGTTGTAACTTGGTCATTAGCATTTTTTTCAGCAGTCTTTTTAGCACCCTTTCTGTTTTTCATAAAAATACCACAACTCAACCCACAATTAAACCCGCAATTCTGGATAGCCTTGTCAATCGGAGGAAGCATCAACGCACTCGCAGCTATCCTCTACATTAAAGCCATCAAACAATCTGACTTATCCCTCACCGTGCCGCTAGTAGCTTTGACACCTTTATTCATGCTGCTAACTTCACCATTAATTGTCGGCGAATATCCCAACTTTTTTGATTGTATCGGAATCTTTCTCATAGTCACCGGTTCCTATCTATTAAATATCAAAGAAAAATCTCAAGGATACCTAGCGCCCTTCAAAGCACTGCTGCACCAACCAGGGCCAAAATTAATGTTAATCGTAGCATTTCTCTGGAGTATCACCTCAAACTTTGATAAAATCGGCGTGCAAAACTCCTCCCCAATTTTTTGGTTGTTCTCTTTATTTACGGCCATGAGTGTGTTACTGCTGCCAGTTTTGCTGCACAAAACCCCTAATCCCAGCCGCAAAATTATCAAGCACTTACCGATGCTAGTAATAATGGGTTTTTTCAATGCTTTAGGAGTCGTTTTTCAGATGCAAGCTTTGACAATGACTTTAGTTATGCAAGTAATAGCAGTTAAGCGTACCAGCGTATTAATGGGTGTACTCTTCGGCCATTTCATTTTCAAGGAAAAAGATATTCAGCAAAGATTGTTAGGATCTGCTATTATGATTCTGGGAGTTTTCTTTATCACCCTATGA
- a CDS encoding ABC transporter ATP-binding protein: MKETQNEMQHSPIQTKENILLELKNLCVNYGGIQALQHINLTVNAGEVVSLIGANGAGKSTTLRAISKMVNLREGQIIYSGRDISRRQAHEVVKLGIAHSPEGRRVLAQQTVLANLELGAYIRSDSAAIKADLAQQFELFPRLAERRTQLAGTLSGGEQQMLAIARALMSRPKLLLLDEPSLGLAPAIVKEIFAIVQNLRSTGVTILLVEQNANLALQIADRAYVLEAGNITITGIGSDLLNDERIRSAYLG, from the coding sequence ATGAAAGAGACACAAAATGAAATGCAACATAGCCCAATTCAAACAAAAGAAAATATCCTCTTAGAACTCAAAAATCTCTGTGTAAATTACGGCGGCATTCAAGCCCTACAACATATCAATTTAACCGTAAATGCGGGCGAGGTTGTCAGTCTCATCGGCGCTAACGGTGCGGGAAAAAGTACCACGCTGAGAGCAATTTCTAAAATGGTTAATTTGCGGGAAGGACAAATCATCTACAGCGGGCGCGATATTAGCCGCCGCCAAGCTCACGAAGTGGTAAAATTGGGAATCGCCCACAGTCCCGAAGGGCGCAGGGTTTTGGCGCAGCAAACGGTGTTAGCTAACTTGGAATTGGGGGCATATATTCGATCGGACTCCGCAGCAATCAAAGCCGATTTAGCCCAGCAATTCGAGCTATTTCCGCGCCTAGCAGAAAGACGGACTCAACTAGCGGGAACCCTTAGTGGCGGGGAACAGCAAATGCTGGCGATCGCCCGCGCGCTCATGAGCCGACCGAAACTGCTATTATTAGACGAGCCTAGTTTAGGCTTAGCACCTGCGATCGTTAAAGAAATTTTCGCGATCGTGCAAAACTTACGCTCCACGGGCGTTACAATCCTGTTAGTCGAACAAAACGCGAATTTAGCATTGCAGATTGCCGATCGGGCTTACGTACTAGAAGCTGGTAACATTACCATCACAGGTATAGGATCGGATTTGCTAAACGACGAGCGAATCAGGAGCGCATATTTAGGTTGA
- a CDS encoding ABC transporter ATP-binding protein: protein MISERLTLSKSSPVLEAQGLTRRFGGLVAVNDVSFTVQKDEIFGLIGPNGAGKTTLFNVMTGLIPASSGNLIYQNENISKLRPYQIANKGIARTFQNIRLFGELSVLENVAIARHIHSRSQNPVLSLLSGIFGLPESNAMERKTQRKARELLDLVGLGDRAGEQAKNLPYGDQRRLEIARALALEPKILLLDEPAAGMNPTEKHKLSDFIREVRAQFNLTVILIEHHVPLVMGLCDRIAVLHFGQMIALGEPAIVRNNPAVIEAYLGDER from the coding sequence ATGATTTCGGAACGACTTACTCTCTCAAAAAGCTCTCCTGTTTTAGAAGCCCAAGGATTAACTCGCCGCTTTGGCGGTTTGGTGGCTGTAAACGATGTATCTTTTACAGTTCAAAAAGATGAGATTTTTGGATTGATCGGCCCTAACGGCGCTGGCAAAACTACTCTGTTTAATGTAATGACTGGACTGATACCTGCTTCGAGTGGGAATCTGATTTATCAAAACGAAAATATTTCTAAATTGCGGCCTTATCAAATTGCTAATAAAGGTATTGCGCGGACGTTTCAAAATATTAGATTGTTTGGAGAACTTTCTGTGTTGGAGAATGTGGCGATCGCCCGACACATCCACAGCCGATCGCAAAATCCGGTATTATCGCTACTATCGGGGATTTTCGGCTTGCCAGAGTCTAACGCAATGGAGCGCAAAACCCAGCGGAAAGCCAGGGAATTGTTGGATTTGGTCGGTTTGGGCGATCGCGCGGGCGAACAAGCCAAAAACCTGCCCTATGGCGATCAGAGGCGTTTAGAAATTGCCCGCGCCTTGGCCCTAGAACCGAAAATCTTGTTGTTAGATGAACCTGCGGCGGGGATGAATCCTACGGAAAAGCACAAGTTAAGCGATTTCATCCGCGAAGTGCGCGCACAATTCAATTTAACTGTAATATTGATCGAGCATCACGTACCGCTGGTGATGGGATTGTGCGATCGAATTGCGGTGTTGCATTTCGGTCAAATGATTGCCTTGGGTGAGCCTGCGATTGTGAGGAATAATCCGGCTGTGATTGAGGCTTATTTGGGAGATGAAAGATGA